The following are encoded together in the Vigna unguiculata cultivar IT97K-499-35 chromosome 2, ASM411807v1, whole genome shotgun sequence genome:
- the LOC114172960 gene encoding nudix hydrolase 1: MENNNNGDPTPVPRVAVVVFLLKGRSLLLGRRRSAVGNATYALPGGHLEFGESFEECAAREVKEETGLDIGKSEFLTVTNNVMLEQPKKCHYVTIFMRSVMGVDVEEEQVPQNLEPDKCDGWEWHEWDHLPHPLFGPLERMVKAGFNPFSS, from the exons atggaaaacaacaacaacggAGACCCCACGCCGGTGCCGCGGGTGGCGGTGGTCGTTTTTCTTCTGAAGGGTAGATCGCTTCTCCTCGGCCGCCGCCGCTCTGCCGTCGGCAACGCCACCTACGCCCTCCCCGGCGGTCACCTCGAATTCG GGGAGAGTTTTGAAGAATGTGCAGCTAGagaagtgaaagaagaaacaggATTGGACATAGGGAAGAGTGAGTTTTTAACAGTAACAAACAATGTGATGTTGGAGCAACCAAAAAAGTGTCACTATGTGACCATTTTCATGAGATCAGTGATGGGAGTGGATGTGGAAGAAGAGCAAGTGCCACAGAATCTTGAGCCAGACAAGTGTGATGGTTGGGAGTGGCATGAGTGGGATCATTTGCCACACCCTTTGTTTGGGCCTCTTGAGAGAATGGTCAAAGCAGGTTTTAACCCTTTTTCTTCCTAA